A single Geoanaerobacter pelophilus DNA region contains:
- a CDS encoding YbaB/EbfC family nucleoid-associated protein produces MSKGLAHIMKQAQMMQQKMAKLQEEASAKTVEASAGGGAVTVVVTGKHQIVSLSIKKEAVDPEDVEMLQDLVKAAVNEAMAKVQLEMSEQMSKVTGGINIPGLF; encoded by the coding sequence ATGTCAAAAGGTTTAGCCCACATCATGAAGCAAGCTCAGATGATGCAGCAGAAGATGGCCAAGCTGCAGGAAGAGGCTTCGGCAAAAACAGTTGAAGCATCAGCCGGTGGCGGGGCGGTAACGGTTGTTGTGACCGGCAAGCACCAGATAGTGTCTCTTTCGATCAAAAAAGAGGCGGTTGATCCGGAAGATGTTGAAATGTTACAGGACTTGGTCAAGGCGGCGGTCAATGAGGCCATGGCAAAGGTGCAGCTTGAGATGTCGGAGCAGATGAGTAAGGTAACAGGCGGAATAAATATTCCCGGTCTTTTTTAG
- the recR gene encoding recombination mediator RecR: protein MLQFSASFGRLLLELKKLPGVGEKTALRLAFHLLRSPGNMEALASSLRAVAENVHFCSVCFGITEDDPCSICSGDRDDAVICVVEEPQDMLAIERCHAFRGRYHVLQGALSPLSGITPSQLRIAELLERLRNSQVREVIIATNFSVEGEATALYLGKILKDLGLKVTRLAHGIPLGSDIEYVDAATVQRAVEGRSEF from the coding sequence ATGCTACAGTTTTCAGCATCATTTGGCAGGCTTTTACTGGAACTAAAAAAGCTGCCGGGAGTAGGCGAAAAAACCGCTCTGCGACTTGCCTTTCATTTGCTCCGGTCCCCGGGCAACATGGAAGCTTTGGCGAGCAGTCTCAGGGCTGTTGCGGAAAACGTGCATTTTTGCTCGGTCTGCTTCGGCATCACCGAAGATGATCCTTGTTCCATCTGCTCCGGTGATCGCGATGATGCTGTAATCTGTGTTGTTGAGGAGCCTCAGGATATGCTGGCAATTGAACGTTGCCACGCATTTCGTGGTAGATACCATGTGCTGCAAGGGGCGCTGTCGCCTCTATCGGGGATTACTCCTTCTCAATTAAGGATTGCAGAGCTTTTGGAGCGGCTGCGCAACTCGCAAGTCAGGGAAGTCATTATTGCGACGAATTTTTCGGTCGAGGGCGAAGCAACGGCACTATACCTGGGGAAGATACTGAAAGACCTCGGGTTGAAGGTGACGCGGCTTGCCCACGGCATTCCGCTTGGGAGTGATATCGAGTATGTAGACGCAGCTACTGTGCAACGGGCAGTAGAAGGGCGTTCCGAGTTTTAG
- a CDS encoding CoA-binding protein gives MVSQESIDQFLKSPAFGVVGASTDRSKYGNKVLRCYLQNGKAAVPVNPNEQVVESIAAVPSVADLPEEVKSISIITPPKITEKVVEQAILKGITSIWMQPGAESSEAIKKCVAAGINVIADGSCILVVLGYRDH, from the coding sequence ATGGTTTCCCAGGAAAGTATTGACCAGTTTCTCAAGTCACCGGCATTTGGTGTTGTCGGCGCATCAACCGACCGCAGTAAATACGGCAACAAGGTGCTGCGCTGCTACCTGCAGAACGGCAAAGCTGCAGTACCTGTCAATCCCAACGAGCAAGTCGTTGAAAGCATTGCCGCGGTTCCCTCAGTCGCTGACCTTCCCGAGGAGGTCAAAAGTATTTCGATTATCACCCCGCCGAAAATAACCGAGAAGGTCGTTGAACAGGCCATTCTGAAGGGGATTACCTCAATCTGGATGCAACCCGGCGCTGAGAGTAGCGAAGCAATCAAAAAGTGTGTCGCTGCCGGGATAAATGTCATAGCTGACGGAAGCTGTATTCTGGTAGTGTTGGGATACCGGGACCATTAG
- a CDS encoding roadblock/LC7 domain-containing protein produces the protein MANPQLVMYDEEFKQIQGTIERLLREANSKVIFLVDKNGQLIAGVGEVDKFDTTSLASLTAGNIAATGGLAKLIGEKEFSILFHEGEKDNLHISIVGGRVILVVLFDSRSSLGLVRLRVKKASDELTTIFNRLMQKSEEKEKSGETDFPFAEITDDDIDNLFR, from the coding sequence ATGGCGAATCCTCAGTTGGTGATGTACGACGAGGAATTCAAGCAGATTCAGGGAACGATTGAACGACTTCTGCGAGAAGCCAATTCCAAGGTGATCTTTCTGGTTGATAAGAACGGCCAGTTGATTGCCGGCGTTGGTGAAGTTGATAAGTTTGACACGACGTCCCTGGCATCGCTTACCGCGGGTAACATTGCCGCTACCGGCGGTCTTGCCAAGCTGATCGGCGAGAAAGAATTTTCAATACTCTTTCACGAAGGTGAGAAAGACAACCTGCATATCTCAATTGTCGGCGGTCGGGTTATTCTGGTGGTTCTGTTTGACAGCCGCTCTTCTCTTGGGTTGGTACGGCTCCGAGTCAAAAAAGCCTCAGATGAGCTGACCACAATATTCAACCGTCTCATGCAGAAATCCGAAGAGAAGGAAAAGAGTGGCGAAACCGATTTTCCGTTTGCCGAGATTACTGACGATGACATTGACAACCTGTTCAGATAA
- the nifJ gene encoding pyruvate:ferredoxin (flavodoxin) oxidoreductase, whose protein sequence is MSRKMVTIDGNTAAAHVAHATNEVIAIYPITPSSVMGEISDAKSAVGEQNIWGNVPSVVEMQSEGGAAGAVHGALQAGALTTTFTASQGLLLMIPNMFKIAGELTSTVFHVSARAIAAQALSIFGDHSDVMTCRSTGWAFLCSNNVQEVMDFALLAQSATLRSRVPFLHYFDGFRTSHEIQKVTELSFDEMRAMLDDKLIAEHKGRGLSPDKPVMRGTAQNPDVYFQGRETVNPYYPACEKIVQEEMDKFAKLTGRKYKLVDYVGAKDAERVVVVMGSGADVVQDTVENLAAKGEKVGVVKIRLYRPFPLDAFIKALPKTVKKIAVLDRTKEPGALGEPIYLDVRTAIGEAMASGKFKCDGYPVIVGGRYGLGSKEFNPAMAKAVLDNLKAAKPKNKFVVGIEEDVTNCSLKVDYSYKNPMDGAYQAMFFGLGSDGTVGANKNSIKIIGEETSNNAQAYFVYDSKKAGSMTTSHLRFGKKYIRAPYLVQEADFVACHNFSFLEKYDMLAKAKPGATFLLNAPFAATEVWDTIPKEVQQQIIDKKMKFYVIDGVKLGNEIGLGPRINVIMQTAFFKISNIIPLKDAVASIKDAIKKSYGKAGEKVLEMNYKAVEAGLNNFYEVKVPAKASSKLKMAAAVSSKAPKFVKEVTGVIVAGLGDNLPVSMMPADGTFPTATSQYEKRNIATEIPVWDEAICIQCGICSFVCPHASVRTKAYDPKLLKGAPKTFKSTDCKIPEMAGKKYTVQVAPEDCTGCGACAHNCPGKDKQNANHKALDMHFQPPLRAQEVENFDFFLALPDVDPTQVKLDTLRSNQLIRPLFEYSGACAGCGETPYLKLLTQLFGDRMLVANATGCSSIYGGNLPTTPYAQRADGRGPAWSNSLFEDNAEFGYGMRLTVDQFAKSALDNLNELISCDCKSCKPNVKLMKEIIAADQSNQTGIEAQRKRVDELKKVLKGCKERAAKQLVPIVDYLVKKSVWCIGGDGWAYDIGFGGLDHVIASGKNINLFVLDTEVYSNTGGQASKSTPMGAVGLFAAGGKPVSKKDLGMIAMSYGSVYVAQISLANPAQCIKAMLEAEAYDGPSVIIAYSHCIAHGIDMTAGVDAQKKAVQSGYWPLYRYNPALAAESKNPLQLDSKAATIEFSEYTNNENRYRMLKKANPKQADELMKKAGEWAKAHFAYYQKLAALNFEDK, encoded by the coding sequence ATGAGTCGCAAAATGGTAACCATTGACGGCAATACTGCCGCCGCCCACGTTGCCCACGCAACCAACGAGGTCATTGCCATCTATCCTATTACCCCTTCGTCGGTTATGGGTGAGATCTCAGACGCCAAGAGCGCCGTGGGAGAACAGAACATTTGGGGCAATGTTCCTTCAGTGGTCGAAATGCAGTCTGAGGGTGGCGCCGCCGGTGCCGTACATGGTGCTCTGCAGGCCGGAGCATTGACCACTACCTTTACCGCCAGCCAGGGTTTATTGCTGATGATCCCGAACATGTTCAAGATCGCCGGCGAATTGACCTCCACTGTCTTTCATGTCTCGGCCAGAGCCATCGCTGCCCAGGCCCTCTCTATTTTTGGTGATCACTCGGATGTCATGACCTGCCGTTCCACCGGCTGGGCTTTCCTTTGCTCCAACAACGTCCAGGAGGTAATGGACTTCGCGCTGCTTGCCCAGTCGGCGACGCTACGGAGTCGGGTTCCGTTCCTGCATTACTTTGACGGTTTCAGGACCTCCCATGAAATCCAGAAAGTAACTGAGCTTTCCTTTGATGAAATGCGGGCCATGCTTGACGATAAGCTTATTGCCGAGCACAAAGGTCGTGGTCTTTCCCCTGACAAACCGGTAATGCGCGGTACTGCTCAGAACCCGGATGTCTACTTCCAGGGTCGCGAAACAGTCAACCCCTACTACCCTGCCTGTGAGAAGATCGTGCAGGAGGAGATGGACAAGTTTGCCAAGCTGACCGGCCGCAAATACAAGCTGGTGGACTATGTCGGTGCCAAGGATGCCGAGCGCGTTGTTGTCGTGATGGGCTCTGGGGCCGATGTTGTTCAGGACACCGTTGAAAATCTGGCTGCTAAGGGTGAAAAGGTCGGCGTTGTCAAGATTCGCCTCTATCGGCCGTTCCCTCTGGATGCCTTCATCAAGGCTCTGCCCAAGACTGTCAAAAAGATCGCTGTGCTGGATCGTACCAAGGAACCGGGCGCACTTGGCGAGCCGATTTATCTGGATGTTCGTACTGCCATCGGTGAGGCAATGGCCTCCGGCAAGTTCAAATGCGACGGTTACCCGGTTATTGTCGGCGGCCGCTACGGGCTTGGCTCCAAGGAGTTCAATCCGGCCATGGCTAAAGCTGTCCTCGATAACCTTAAGGCCGCCAAGCCGAAGAACAAGTTTGTGGTTGGTATCGAAGAAGACGTTACCAACTGCAGCCTGAAGGTGGATTACAGCTACAAAAACCCGATGGACGGCGCTTACCAGGCGATGTTCTTTGGTCTCGGTTCCGACGGCACTGTTGGTGCCAACAAGAACTCGATCAAGATCATCGGGGAAGAGACCAGCAATAATGCCCAGGCCTACTTTGTCTACGATTCCAAGAAGGCCGGGTCGATGACAACCTCGCATCTGCGCTTCGGCAAGAAATATATCCGGGCCCCTTACCTGGTGCAGGAAGCGGATTTCGTGGCTTGTCACAACTTCTCCTTCCTCGAGAAGTACGACATGCTGGCCAAGGCCAAGCCCGGCGCCACCTTCCTTCTGAATGCCCCTTTTGCCGCCACTGAGGTCTGGGATACCATCCCCAAGGAAGTGCAGCAACAGATTATCGACAAGAAGATGAAGTTCTACGTGATTGACGGCGTCAAACTTGGCAATGAAATTGGCCTGGGACCCCGCATCAACGTCATCATGCAGACCGCGTTTTTCAAAATCTCCAACATTATTCCGCTCAAGGATGCCGTGGCTTCCATCAAGGATGCCATTAAGAAGTCCTACGGAAAGGCTGGCGAGAAGGTGCTGGAGATGAACTACAAGGCGGTTGAAGCCGGTTTGAATAATTTCTACGAGGTCAAGGTTCCGGCCAAAGCCTCCAGCAAACTGAAAATGGCCGCAGCTGTTTCCAGCAAGGCCCCGAAATTCGTCAAAGAGGTTACCGGTGTGATCGTTGCCGGCCTCGGCGACAATCTGCCGGTTTCAATGATGCCGGCTGACGGCACCTTCCCAACGGCAACCAGCCAGTATGAGAAGCGTAACATCGCCACCGAGATCCCGGTATGGGACGAGGCGATCTGTATCCAGTGCGGTATCTGCTCCTTCGTGTGTCCGCATGCTTCTGTACGGACCAAGGCGTATGACCCTAAACTGCTCAAAGGCGCACCAAAAACCTTCAAGTCGACCGACTGCAAGATTCCCGAAATGGCCGGCAAGAAGTACACTGTCCAGGTTGCCCCGGAGGATTGCACCGGTTGTGGCGCCTGCGCCCATAACTGTCCTGGCAAGGACAAGCAGAATGCTAATCACAAGGCTCTGGACATGCATTTCCAGCCGCCATTGCGAGCACAGGAAGTCGAGAATTTTGATTTCTTCCTTGCTCTGCCTGATGTGGATCCAACTCAGGTCAAGCTGGATACCCTCCGCAGCAACCAGCTGATTCGCCCGCTCTTCGAATACTCCGGCGCATGTGCCGGTTGCGGCGAGACGCCGTACCTGAAGCTGTTGACCCAGCTATTTGGTGACCGGATGCTGGTTGCCAACGCCACAGGTTGTTCTTCCATCTACGGCGGCAACCTGCCCACCACTCCCTATGCACAGCGTGCTGACGGTCGTGGCCCGGCTTGGTCCAACTCGTTGTTTGAGGATAACGCCGAGTTTGGTTACGGTATGCGTCTGACCGTGGATCAATTCGCCAAGTCGGCACTGGACAACTTAAACGAGCTGATCAGCTGCGACTGCAAGTCTTGCAAGCCCAATGTCAAGCTGATGAAGGAGATCATTGCTGCCGACCAGTCTAATCAAACCGGTATTGAAGCCCAGCGTAAACGGGTTGACGAACTGAAGAAAGTTCTCAAGGGCTGCAAGGAAAGAGCGGCAAAACAGTTGGTGCCGATTGTCGATTACCTGGTTAAGAAGTCAGTTTGGTGTATCGGTGGTGACGGCTGGGCGTATGACATCGGTTTCGGTGGTCTGGACCATGTCATTGCCTCAGGCAAGAACATCAATCTGTTCGTGCTTGACACCGAAGTATACTCCAACACTGGCGGTCAGGCTTCAAAGTCAACGCCAATGGGCGCAGTAGGGCTTTTTGCCGCTGGTGGCAAACCGGTAAGCAAGAAGGACCTGGGCATGATCGCCATGTCTTACGGCTCGGTCTATGTGGCACAGATCTCCCTGGCCAATCCGGCGCAGTGCATCAAAGCCATGCTGGAGGCTGAGGCATATGATGGACCTTCAGTCATCATTGCTTACTCGCACTGCATTGCCCACGGCATCGATATGACTGCCGGGGTGGATGCCCAGAAGAAAGCAGTACAGTCTGGCTACTGGCCGCTCTACCGCTACAACCCGGCCTTGGCTGCCGAGTCCAAGAACCCGCTGCAGCTTGATAGCAAGGCCGCAACCATCGAATTCAGTGAATACACTAACAATGAGAACCGCTATCGGATGCTGAAAAAGGCTAATCCCAAGCAGGCGGACGAACTGATGAAGAAGGCAGGCGAGTGGGCCAAGGCGCACTTTGCCTATTACCAGAAATTGGCTGCTTTGAACTTCGAAGACAAGTAA
- a CDS encoding GTP-binding protein: protein MSFINYASREINCKIVYYGPGLCGKTTNLQYVYQKTAPDAKGKMISLATETERTLFFDFLPLALGEIRGFKTRFHLYTVPGQVFYDASRKLILKGVDGVVFVADSQEERMDANLESLENLRYNLKEQGYDLDKIPFVVQYNKRDLPSAVSLEELQRELNPTKVPEFEACATTGEGVFETLKAVAKLILIDLKQGK from the coding sequence ATGTCCTTCATCAACTATGCTTCCCGCGAGATCAATTGCAAGATTGTCTACTACGGTCCGGGGCTGTGCGGAAAAACTACTAATCTGCAGTACGTCTATCAGAAGACAGCTCCTGACGCCAAAGGCAAGATGATTTCCCTGGCAACAGAGACCGAGCGGACCCTTTTCTTTGATTTCCTGCCATTGGCGCTGGGGGAGATCCGCGGCTTCAAGACGCGCTTCCATCTTTATACCGTCCCTGGCCAGGTCTTTTACGATGCATCCAGAAAGCTGATCCTTAAAGGGGTTGACGGGGTCGTTTTTGTCGCTGACTCCCAGGAAGAGCGGATGGATGCCAATCTTGAGTCACTGGAAAACCTTCGTTACAACCTGAAGGAGCAGGGTTATGACCTGGACAAGATCCCGTTTGTTGTCCAGTATAATAAGCGGGACTTACCAAGTGCCGTATCGCTTGAAGAACTGCAGCGAGAGCTTAATCCGACGAAAGTTCCGGAGTTTGAGGCCTGTGCAACTACGGGAGAAGGGGTTTTTGAGACTCTCAAGGCTGTAGCAAAACTGATCCTGATCGACCTGAAGCAGGGAAAGTAA
- a CDS encoding tetratricopeptide repeat protein, producing the protein MPVSIRPIVCRCLVGLLLCLFLLPAPSRALESQDTQLFITGFNAYQKKDYKVAAEKMSQVLKSYPDTQLRDMAIFWLARASYKAGDKDTAARYMAQFFREYPENPLKTTVEDELVTLASAYAKSDKAGLEAKNAEAERAAAQKAAADKALAEESRRAADIAAAAKLAQEKVDSERAAAEKGAAEKARADRIAREKAETERLAKEAAIAEERRLAQEKEAAEKAAQDKQERERIAAEKAADEKAEIERRALERAEAKRLAKEKAEQERIRLAAEKSESEKAARENAERERLKAEKLASDKAEAERLAKLKAESEKVAQEKAELDQKRAAAEKAAAAKTAAEAAERERLLAKKAEDERLARDKELEAQNRLAAEKAAVEQRRIATSKKAASRSAAKKTKPARVAETARDQAIAEYRRVIDSSPASSAAEAASAKLKAMGVDYPPTGKVAKAVPASQPPVTTQVLTLEVGQFVDVEFNVDTAGQVFPVGRRINMPFEVINRGNGEDSFYLESGFPAEYGVQFFANANTDTPVNLTPQLAPGQRFNGVMGITIPKGVIDGQKISFPVKLASKFARDVSQSRQVTLIASAPLLRAVINTDRKEIAPGEKVTYRVTLLNIGSAAASGVLLRMNYPPLYEPVDSIKSGFKQEMKAALLLDGLKLESGESKELSVTFQLKDEAIARQELFLRGDLINNDLETSDSFVSAVSLVQGISGVAARSTSDRLIVIPGQTVTIPLIVTNTGNQREDFPIRPNIPANVAYTLYQDLNRDGIRQSNDPVINHIGPLSPREEAYVILELKTSANENDGASAPLSITFEPEGDRKKSAAVNIKLAYSRPLVELSMTGRGGRLRPGEVATFDLTCTNRGSSIAKVVEMRSLLPDALELVASDPAVTRGKGGENIWKFEELGAGEKKGARVSIRVKSGVAVGTNLQVKNLLSYQDQLGNSY; encoded by the coding sequence GTGCCAGTATCTATTCGACCCATTGTCTGCAGGTGCCTTGTCGGGCTCCTCTTGTGTCTGTTTCTGCTCCCTGCCCCCTCACGAGCCCTTGAATCCCAGGATACCCAGTTATTTATAACCGGTTTCAATGCTTACCAGAAGAAGGATTATAAGGTTGCAGCCGAGAAGATGTCTCAGGTACTTAAGAGCTACCCTGATACCCAGCTGCGCGACATGGCTATCTTTTGGCTTGCCCGCGCCAGCTACAAGGCTGGGGACAAGGATACGGCTGCCAGGTATATGGCACAATTTTTCCGGGAGTATCCGGAAAACCCTCTAAAAACCACGGTAGAGGATGAACTGGTAACCCTTGCCTCGGCGTATGCCAAGAGTGACAAGGCCGGGCTTGAAGCCAAGAATGCAGAGGCCGAGCGAGCTGCTGCCCAGAAGGCCGCGGCAGACAAGGCGCTGGCAGAGGAGAGCCGCAGGGCTGCCGACATTGCCGCCGCTGCCAAGCTAGCGCAGGAAAAGGTTGATAGCGAGAGGGCAGCTGCTGAAAAGGGTGCTGCGGAGAAAGCCAGGGCTGATCGCATTGCCCGGGAAAAGGCTGAGACCGAACGGCTGGCCAAAGAGGCTGCCATAGCCGAAGAGCGGAGACTGGCCCAAGAAAAGGAAGCTGCCGAGAAAGCAGCCCAGGATAAACAGGAGCGCGAGCGGATCGCCGCAGAAAAGGCTGCTGACGAAAAGGCCGAGATTGAGCGGCGCGCCCTTGAAAGGGCGGAGGCAAAGCGGCTGGCCAAGGAAAAGGCCGAGCAGGAGCGGATTCGCCTTGCGGCAGAGAAGTCGGAATCAGAGAAGGCTGCCAGGGAGAATGCCGAGCGTGAGCGGCTGAAAGCGGAAAAGCTTGCCAGTGATAAGGCTGAAGCTGAGCGGCTTGCCAAACTGAAGGCCGAGTCAGAGAAGGTTGCCCAGGAAAAGGCAGAGCTGGACCAGAAGCGGGCGGCGGCGGAAAAGGCTGCAGCTGCGAAAACTGCGGCAGAAGCTGCGGAAAGAGAGCGGCTGCTCGCCAAGAAGGCCGAGGATGAGCGCCTGGCAAGGGATAAGGAGCTTGAAGCACAGAATCGGCTTGCGGCGGAAAAGGCTGCTGTTGAGCAGAGACGGATAGCGACCAGCAAGAAGGCGGCTTCGCGGAGCGCTGCCAAGAAAACCAAGCCGGCCAGGGTAGCAGAAACTGCTCGGGATCAGGCGATTGCCGAGTACCGCAGGGTCATAGACTCTTCACCTGCAAGCAGTGCTGCCGAGGCAGCTTCTGCCAAGCTCAAGGCCATGGGTGTCGATTACCCGCCAACCGGTAAAGTTGCCAAGGCAGTGCCTGCCTCGCAGCCTCCGGTCACCACTCAGGTGCTTACCCTGGAAGTCGGCCAGTTTGTCGATGTCGAGTTCAATGTTGATACCGCCGGCCAGGTTTTTCCGGTCGGGCGCAGGATAAACATGCCGTTCGAGGTTATCAACCGCGGCAACGGCGAAGACAGCTTCTATCTTGAGTCGGGGTTCCCGGCAGAATACGGGGTGCAGTTCTTTGCCAACGCCAATACCGACACCCCGGTAAATCTGACTCCACAGCTCGCCCCAGGGCAGCGCTTCAACGGGGTCATGGGGATCACGATTCCCAAGGGGGTCATTGACGGTCAGAAGATCAGTTTCCCAGTCAAATTGGCATCAAAGTTTGCCCGGGACGTTTCCCAGTCCCGACAGGTGACGCTCATCGCTTCTGCCCCGCTGTTAAGGGCTGTCATCAATACCGACCGTAAAGAGATCGCTCCCGGCGAAAAGGTCACCTATCGCGTCACCCTGTTGAACATCGGTTCTGCTGCTGCAAGCGGCGTGCTGTTGCGGATGAACTACCCACCGCTCTACGAGCCGGTCGATTCCATCAAGTCCGGCTTCAAGCAGGAGATGAAGGCTGCACTGCTGCTTGATGGCCTGAAGCTCGAATCCGGCGAGAGCAAGGAATTGAGCGTGACCTTCCAGCTTAAGGATGAGGCCATTGCCCGTCAGGAGCTGTTCCTGCGAGGCGACTTGATCAATAACGATCTGGAGACCTCGGATTCGTTTGTCTCGGCGGTCTCGCTGGTTCAGGGGATCAGCGGTGTCGCCGCACGCAGCACCTCTGACCGGCTGATCGTCATCCCTGGACAGACCGTGACCATTCCGCTGATTGTGACCAACACCGGCAACCAGAGAGAGGATTTCCCGATCCGGCCCAATATCCCGGCCAATGTAGCGTACACCCTCTACCAGGATCTCAATCGCGACGGGATCAGGCAGTCCAATGATCCGGTTATTAACCACATCGGCCCGCTTTCCCCGCGCGAAGAGGCTTATGTGATCCTTGAACTCAAGACCTCGGCCAATGAAAACGACGGGGCCAGCGCCCCGCTCTCCATAACCTTCGAGCCGGAAGGAGATCGTAAGAAGAGCGCGGCCGTGAACATCAAGCTTGCCTATTCCAGGCCGCTGGTCGAGCTGTCCATGACCGGTCGTGGCGGAAGATTGCGGCCAGGTGAAGTGGCGACCTTCGATCTGACCTGTACCAATCGCGGCTCCAGCATTGCCAAGGTGGTCGAGATGAGGAGCCTGCTCCCCGATGCCCTTGAACTGGTTGCTTCCGACCCTGCAGTAACCCGCGGCAAGGGTGGGGAGAATATCTGGAAATTCGAGGAGCTTGGCGCCGGTGAGAAGAAAGGCGCTCGGGTCTCGATCCGGGTCAAGTCAGGGGTGGCGGTCGGCACTAACCTGCAGGTGAAGAACCTGCTCAGCTACCAGGATCAGCTGGGAAATTCATACTAA
- the uvrC gene encoding excinuclease ABC subunit UvrC → MISSEKIARIPTAPGVYQMKGENGTILYVGKARNLRQRVRSYFGSSRDSRYQVRFLVEQVSDIECIVTDTEKEALILENTLIKQHRPKYNINLRDDKTYFSLRLDLTEKFPRLTVVRKIQKDGASYFGPYASATAARAVMKQLQRIFPLRHYPLDACKKRKRPCLFYQIGQCSGPCHGLISEEAYLALAEGVALFLSGRDRDLVKKYRQKMLEASTAEKFEEAGRYRDILKAIETTLEPQKMVTAGEDIDVVGIHRDATRLTLALLFIRGGTLTGSRSFSFNWQLDDAEAIASFLGEYYGQEVFIPASLLLPLPIPENIGLPELLAEKKGKKVDVSVPRRGLKLELVELAGKNAENAAVEHWQKQDSSANVLQELKERLHLAKLPVRIECYDISTFQGKQSVGSRVTFIDGKPFKPGYRRYRIKNDGQTDDFAMLSEVLSRRAERAAEDPLPDLLIVDGGLGQLGILTHVLTELNILDIDTAALAKSRVFAAAGDIEVSRSAERVFRPGRKNPIVLRQNSKPLLLLARIRDEAHRFAVTYHKLIRNKATLTSGLEEIPGVGHRLSTRLLQEFGSLAKVKAATVDELATILGVSLKLAQTISKHLAQGRNPQRH, encoded by the coding sequence ATGATTTCCAGTGAAAAAATCGCCAGGATTCCGACTGCTCCCGGTGTCTACCAGATGAAGGGGGAGAACGGTACCATCCTCTATGTCGGCAAGGCCAGGAATCTGAGACAACGGGTAAGGTCGTATTTTGGCAGTTCCCGTGACTCTCGCTACCAGGTCCGCTTCCTGGTAGAGCAGGTGTCTGACATCGAGTGCATTGTCACAGACACCGAAAAAGAGGCGTTGATTCTCGAAAATACGCTGATTAAGCAGCACCGTCCCAAATACAATATCAACCTTCGCGACGACAAAACCTACTTCTCGCTGCGCCTGGATCTGACTGAAAAGTTCCCCAGGCTTACCGTGGTCCGCAAGATACAAAAGGACGGTGCCAGCTATTTCGGCCCCTACGCCTCGGCAACTGCCGCACGCGCCGTCATGAAGCAGCTGCAGCGGATCTTCCCTCTGCGGCACTATCCTCTGGACGCGTGCAAGAAACGGAAACGTCCCTGTCTATTCTATCAGATCGGCCAATGCTCCGGCCCATGTCATGGACTGATTAGCGAAGAGGCCTATCTCGCCCTGGCAGAAGGGGTAGCGCTTTTTCTCTCCGGCAGAGATCGTGACTTGGTGAAAAAATACCGCCAGAAAATGCTCGAAGCATCGACAGCGGAGAAATTCGAGGAAGCAGGTCGCTATCGCGACATTCTCAAAGCTATCGAAACCACCCTTGAGCCGCAGAAAATGGTTACTGCCGGCGAAGACATAGATGTCGTCGGCATCCATCGCGATGCGACCAGGCTGACTCTCGCCCTGCTGTTTATCCGGGGGGGAACCCTTACTGGCAGCCGGAGTTTTTCCTTCAATTGGCAACTGGACGACGCCGAGGCCATTGCTTCTTTCCTCGGTGAATACTACGGCCAGGAGGTCTTTATCCCAGCAAGCCTGCTGCTGCCACTGCCGATACCCGAGAACATCGGGCTTCCCGAGCTACTAGCGGAAAAGAAGGGTAAAAAGGTCGACGTTTCTGTTCCTCGCCGCGGCTTAAAACTGGAGCTTGTCGAACTTGCCGGCAAAAACGCCGAGAATGCCGCAGTAGAACATTGGCAAAAACAAGATAGCAGCGCTAATGTCCTGCAGGAACTAAAAGAACGGCTTCACCTGGCAAAACTGCCGGTTCGCATTGAGTGTTACGATATCTCAACCTTTCAAGGGAAACAGAGCGTCGGCAGCAGAGTGACTTTTATTGACGGCAAGCCGTTCAAACCGGGTTATCGCCGTTATCGGATCAAGAACGACGGCCAAACCGACGATTTTGCCATGCTCTCTGAAGTCCTTAGCCGCCGTGCCGAACGTGCCGCGGAAGACCCGCTGCCGGACCTGCTTATTGTTGATGGCGGCTTGGGACAGCTCGGCATCCTGACCCATGTGTTGACCGAACTGAACATTCTCGACATCGATACGGCCGCCTTAGCCAAGAGCCGTGTTTTTGCTGCTGCGGGCGACATCGAGGTTTCCCGAAGCGCCGAACGCGTTTTCCGACCGGGAAGAAAAAACCCGATCGTACTTAGGCAGAATTCTAAACCATTGCTGCTGTTGGCTCGCATCCGCGATGAGGCCCATCGTTTTGCCGTGACCTATCATAAACTGATCCGCAACAAGGCAACGCTGACTTCAGGCCTGGAGGAGATTCCTGGCGTCGGCCATCGCCTGAGCACCAGGTTGTTGCAGGAATTTGGCAGCCTGGCCAAAGTCAAGGCAGCTACCGTGGACGAGCTGGCAACTATTCTCGGTGTCTCTTTAAAACTGGCCCAAACCATTTCCAAACATCTTGCCCAAGGTCGGAATCCACAGCGCCACTGA